From Desulfuromonas soudanensis, the proteins below share one genomic window:
- a CDS encoding translation initiation factor, which yields MAVKSRHLTAGEGWSLETGCPACGRSASECRCPKDAPVMTPQRQQVRLRLEKRRGKPVTVAAGLVLPAAEMKELLRELKNLCGAGGTLKDGELEIQGDQREIIRRYLEGKGCRVKGG from the coding sequence ATGGCTGTTAAATCCCGTCATCTCACCGCTGGAGAGGGGTGGAGCCTGGAAACGGGGTGCCCGGCCTGCGGACGCTCTGCCTCCGAATGCCGCTGCCCGAAGGATGCGCCGGTCATGACGCCGCAGCGCCAGCAGGTGCGGCTGCGCCTGGAAAAGCGCCGCGGCAAACCGGTCACCGTGGCGGCCGGCCTCGTTCTTCCGGCCGCCGAAATGAAGGAGCTGCTGCGGGAGCTGAAAAACCTCTGCGGGGCCGGGGGTACGCTCAAGGACGGCGAACTGGAGATCCAGGGGGACCAGCGCGAAATAATCCGCCGGTATCTGGAAGGGAAAGGTTGTCGGGTCAAGGGGGGGTAA
- the pgeF gene encoding peptidoglycan editing factor PgeF has protein sequence MKIVRQAKINFLQPSWVTDSPLKAGFSTRNGGVSRPPYNSLNLGYNTEDPRYNVEGNRSTFARAFDLPPHLLLTVRQVHGTDILVIDEENPDFSHFQTVECDAVITNQPGIMIGVLVADCYPVLLFDPVRQVAAAVHVGWRGAALGIIGKAVEAMVNGFDCRPADLLAAVGPGIGAHKYEVDRPVRDAFRAGSGYWDEISREVALGQWQLDLQQSCRLQLEGAGLAPARIETAQECTCCHRELFFSYRRDGGLTGRQLGFISLG, from the coding sequence ATGAAGATCGTACGCCAGGCAAAGATCAACTTCCTTCAGCCGTCCTGGGTCACCGACTCCCCCCTGAAGGCGGGGTTCAGCACCCGCAACGGCGGGGTCAGCCGTCCTCCCTACAACTCGCTCAATCTCGGCTACAATACCGAAGATCCCCGGTACAACGTCGAGGGGAACCGCTCCACCTTCGCCCGGGCCTTCGATCTCCCCCCCCATCTCCTCCTCACCGTGCGTCAGGTCCACGGCACCGACATTCTGGTTATCGATGAGGAGAATCCCGACTTCTCCCACTTTCAGACCGTCGAATGCGATGCCGTGATCACCAACCAGCCGGGGATCATGATCGGGGTCCTGGTCGCCGACTGCTACCCCGTTCTCCTCTTCGACCCGGTGCGCCAGGTTGCGGCCGCCGTTCATGTCGGTTGGCGGGGGGCTGCACTCGGGATCATCGGCAAGGCCGTGGAGGCCATGGTCAACGGTTTCGACTGCCGCCCCGCCGATCTGCTGGCGGCCGTCGGGCCGGGGATCGGCGCCCACAAGTACGAAGTCGACCGGCCGGTCCGCGACGCCTTCCGCGCCGGGAGCGGCTACTGGGACGAGATCTCCCGGGAGGTGGCTCTGGGGCAGTGGCAGCTCGACCTGCAGCAGAGCTGCCGGTTGCAGCTCGAAGGAGCCGGCTTGGCCCCGGCGCGCATCGAAACGGCCCAGGAGTGCACCTGCTGCCATCGCGAACTCTTCTTTTCCTATCGCCGTGACGGTGGCCTGACCGGCCGTCAGCTCGGTTTCATCTCCCTCGGCTAG
- a CDS encoding RluA family pseudouridine synthase translates to MEDIYSFIFDIGRPSERLDRFLVEVLPDLTRSQLKKLVDEGRVEIAGTPVKAGARLKGGEVLTVVVPPVASASALPQQIPLSILYEDRHLIVVDKPAGMVVHPAPGHQEGTLVNALLFHCQDLSGIGGELRPGIVHRLDRETSGVMVATKDDATHNHLAAQFHAHSITRRYVALVHGQLPQDTGLVDKPIGRHPTDRKKMSSKGRAGRRAVTHWRVLRRFDQDRMTLVELSLETGRTHQIRVHFSEMNHPIVGDPTYGNTGRSAALADTRLRQSIRALGRQALHARILGFVHPASGEYLEFESPLPPDMQEIIDYLENKYRPQD, encoded by the coding sequence ATGGAGGATATTTATAGTTTTATCTTTGATATCGGGCGCCCTTCCGAGCGGCTCGACCGTTTTCTCGTCGAAGTCCTCCCCGACCTGACCCGCTCGCAGCTGAAAAAGCTCGTCGACGAGGGGCGGGTCGAGATCGCCGGGACTCCGGTCAAGGCCGGCGCACGCCTCAAGGGGGGGGAAGTTCTGACCGTTGTCGTCCCCCCGGTCGCCTCGGCCTCGGCCCTCCCCCAGCAGATCCCCCTTTCCATTCTCTATGAAGACCGCCATCTGATCGTCGTCGACAAGCCGGCCGGAATGGTCGTTCACCCCGCTCCCGGCCATCAGGAGGGGACGTTGGTGAATGCTCTCCTCTTCCACTGTCAGGACCTTTCCGGAATCGGCGGCGAATTGCGGCCGGGGATCGTCCATCGCCTCGACAGGGAGACCTCGGGGGTCATGGTGGCCACCAAGGACGATGCCACCCACAACCACCTCGCCGCTCAATTCCACGCCCACAGCATTACGCGGCGCTATGTCGCCCTGGTCCACGGCCAGTTGCCCCAGGACACGGGGCTCGTCGACAAGCCGATCGGCCGTCATCCCACCGACCGCAAGAAAATGAGCAGCAAGGGGCGCGCCGGACGGCGGGCGGTGACCCACTGGCGGGTGCTGCGACGCTTCGACCAGGACCGGATGACCCTGGTCGAGCTCAGCCTGGAGACGGGTCGCACCCACCAGATCCGCGTTCATTTCTCGGAAATGAACCATCCCATCGTCGGGGACCCGACCTACGGCAATACCGGACGCTCCGCCGCCCTGGCCGACACCCGGTTGCGCCAGTCGATTCGGGCCCTCGGCCGCCAGGCTCTCCACGCCCGGATTCTCGGGTTCGTCCATCCGGCCAGCGGCGAATATCTCGAGTTCGAGAGTCCGCTCCCTCCCGACATGCAGGAAATCATCGACTATCTGGAAAACAAATACCGGCCGCAGGATTAA
- a CDS encoding HAD family hydrolase: MDADRREGIRGVLFDLDGTLLQVEMGTFIPAYVRGLSACFADLAPRGLFAEVVRATTFALLTSDDGTVTNEELFLSGIERHLGIGADLFNERLLSYCQDGLQSLSSLVRPLPLARPILAACFARGLKVAIATNPVFPRPLVEARLAWAGVADFPFELVTCYDDSRYCKPHPRYFHDVLARLGLAPEETLMVGNDTEHDLGAGQAGIATYLVDTWMVDRLQGAWACDFRGGHSELFRFVESLGGMRNN, encoded by the coding sequence GTGGATGCAGATCGGCGGGAAGGTATCAGGGGGGTTCTCTTCGACCTCGACGGAACCCTGCTGCAGGTGGAAATGGGAACGTTCATCCCCGCCTATGTCCGGGGGCTTTCCGCCTGCTTTGCCGATCTTGCCCCCCGCGGCCTCTTTGCCGAGGTGGTGCGGGCGACGACCTTTGCCCTGCTGACCAGCGACGACGGGACAGTGACCAACGAGGAACTCTTCCTGTCGGGGATTGAGCGGCATCTCGGTATCGGCGCCGACCTCTTCAACGAGCGCCTCCTTTCCTACTGCCAGGACGGCCTGCAGAGCCTTTCCTCCCTCGTCCGCCCCCTCCCCCTGGCGCGACCGATCCTTGCGGCCTGCTTCGCCCGCGGCCTCAAGGTGGCCATCGCCACCAATCCGGTCTTTCCCCGGCCCCTCGTCGAGGCGCGCCTGGCCTGGGCCGGAGTCGCCGATTTCCCCTTCGAACTCGTCACCTGCTACGACGACAGCCGGTACTGCAAGCCTCACCCCCGCTATTTCCACGACGTTCTCGCCCGCCTCGGCCTCGCCCCGGAAGAGACGCTGATGGTCGGCAATGACACCGAACACGATCTCGGCGCCGGCCAGGCGGGGATTGCCACCTATCTGGTCGACACCTGGATGGTCGACCGCCTGCAGGGGGCCTGGGCCTGTGATTTCCGCGGCGGCCACTCCGAACTCTTCCGCTTCGTCGAATCCCTGGGAGGGATGCGGAACAATTGA
- a CDS encoding helix-turn-helix domain-containing protein: MENIREEVKELQIGFKIRRLRQERRMTLQDLATATGLSKPLLSQIENEQVIPPLGTLLRISKAFRVALHTFFQEEGSSEKCILVRAGESRRLRRGRSGSQAQTPYTYYSLAYGKKHRNLEPFLIEFETRRWQSELQVSHEGEEFLFLLEGELEFHYGGQVMTLAPGDSVYYDSTEPHGFIAPGEAPTRAVAVLYSREN, from the coding sequence ATGGAAAACATCCGCGAGGAAGTCAAGGAACTGCAGATCGGCTTCAAGATCCGCCGCCTGCGCCAGGAGCGGCGGATGACCCTGCAGGATCTCGCCACGGCCACCGGCCTCTCCAAACCCCTGTTGTCCCAGATCGAAAACGAACAGGTCATTCCGCCCCTGGGGACGCTGCTGCGCATCTCCAAGGCCTTCCGGGTGGCCCTGCACACCTTCTTCCAGGAAGAAGGGAGCAGCGAAAAATGCATCCTGGTGCGCGCCGGAGAAAGTCGCCGCCTGCGCCGCGGCCGAAGCGGCAGTCAGGCCCAAACCCCCTACACCTATTATTCCCTGGCCTACGGCAAGAAACACCGCAACCTCGAGCCGTTTCTCATCGAGTTCGAGACCCGCCGCTGGCAGTCCGAGCTGCAGGTGAGCCACGAGGGGGAGGAGTTTCTCTTCCTTCTCGAGGGGGAGCTCGAATTCCACTACGGCGGCCAGGTGATGACCCTTGCTCCCGGTGACTCGGTCTACTACGACTCCACCGAGCCCCACGGCTTCATCGCTCCCGGAGAGGCGCCGACCCGGGCCGTCGCCGTCCTCTACTCGCGGGAGAACTGA
- the elbB gene encoding isoprenoid biosynthesis glyoxalase ElbB, whose translation MAKVGVILSGCGVYDGSEIHESVLILLALDRAGVEAVCMAPDIEQMHVVDHLTGNVVSGEKRNVLVESARIARGKIRDIGTVKASEIDALIFPGGFGAAKNLCNFAVKGSDCTVDPEVARLVREIVAAKKPLAAVCIAPALISKVLGDDKIAHKLTIGTDEETARALEKMGSKHVSCPVREFVIDKENKLVSTPAYMLAGRISEAAEGIEKTVKALLEML comes from the coding sequence ATGGCAAAGGTAGGAGTCATCCTCTCCGGCTGCGGCGTCTATGACGGCAGCGAAATCCACGAATCGGTCCTCATCCTGCTGGCTCTCGACCGCGCCGGCGTCGAAGCGGTCTGCATGGCCCCGGACATCGAGCAGATGCACGTCGTCGACCACCTCACCGGCAATGTCGTGAGCGGAGAAAAGCGCAACGTCCTGGTGGAATCGGCGCGCATCGCCCGGGGGAAGATCCGCGACATCGGGACGGTCAAGGCCTCCGAGATCGACGCCCTCATCTTCCCCGGCGGCTTCGGCGCCGCCAAGAACCTCTGCAACTTCGCCGTCAAGGGGAGCGACTGCACCGTCGACCCCGAGGTGGCGCGCCTGGTCCGCGAAATCGTCGCGGCGAAAAAACCGCTGGCGGCGGTCTGCATCGCCCCGGCCCTGATCTCCAAAGTTCTCGGCGACGACAAAATCGCCCACAAGCTGACCATCGGCACCGACGAAGAGACCGCCCGGGCCCTGGAGAAAATGGGGAGCAAGCACGTCTCCTGCCCGGTGCGCGAATTCGTCATCGACAAGGAAAACAAGCTCGTCTCCACCCCCGCCTACATGCTCGCCGGACGGATCAGCGAGGCGGCAGAGGGGATCGAAAAGACCGTCAAGGCGCTCCTGGAGATGCTGTAG
- a CDS encoding VOC family protein produces the protein MSQTPTSAEEGGRPIFGPIDPGVTVGHVHLKVSDLQRSLDFYCGVLGFELTQRLGSGAAFVSAGGYHHHLGLNTWESRGGSPPPSGTTGLYHVALRYPTRAALADALHRLEAAGIPLDGAADHGVSEALYLHDPDGNGLELYWDRPREEWPRTDDGSVAMGTERLDLEELKACYHSR, from the coding sequence ATGAGCCAAACCCCAACTTCTGCCGAGGAAGGGGGGCGTCCGATCTTCGGCCCCATCGACCCCGGCGTGACCGTCGGGCATGTCCATCTCAAGGTGTCCGACCTGCAGAGGTCCCTCGACTTCTACTGCGGCGTTCTCGGCTTTGAGCTGACCCAGCGCCTGGGAAGCGGCGCCGCCTTCGTGTCGGCCGGCGGGTACCATCATCACCTCGGCCTCAACACCTGGGAGAGCCGCGGCGGTTCCCCGCCCCCCTCCGGCACGACGGGGCTCTATCACGTCGCTCTCCGCTATCCGACCCGCGCCGCCCTCGCCGATGCCCTGCACCGACTGGAGGCCGCGGGCATTCCCCTCGACGGCGCCGCCGACCACGGTGTCAGCGAGGCCCTTTACCTCCACGATCCCGACGGCAACGGCCTGGAATTGTACTGGGACCGGCCGCGCGAGGAGTGGCCGCGGACGGACGACGGCAGCGTGGCGATGGGGACGGAGCGCCTTGATCTTGAAGAGCTGAAGGCCTGTTACCACAGCCGATAG
- a CDS encoding universal stress protein: MKTINKILYATDFSESSLPAGDYALTLAKLAGAEVHVLHVIGEFTDRRKSRIQPESMALLEREVEIQAFKEMEGFCREVFDEEIPYTTEVVMGHPFEEIIKIAQQSAFDLIVVGTHGRTGLERVFVGSTAERLVRRSPVAVLTVRSGA, translated from the coding sequence ATGAAAACCATCAATAAAATTCTCTATGCCACGGATTTTTCCGAAAGCTCCCTGCCGGCCGGCGATTATGCCCTGACCCTGGCCAAGCTGGCCGGGGCCGAGGTGCACGTGCTGCACGTCATCGGCGAGTTTACCGACCGGCGCAAGAGCAGGATCCAGCCCGAGTCGATGGCCCTGCTGGAGCGGGAGGTGGAGATTCAGGCGTTCAAGGAGATGGAAGGGTTCTGCCGGGAGGTCTTCGACGAAGAGATTCCCTACACCACCGAGGTGGTCATGGGGCATCCCTTCGAGGAGATCATCAAAATAGCCCAGCAGTCGGCCTTCGACCTCATCGTCGTCGGAACCCACGGCCGCACCGGACTCGAACGGGTCTTCGTCGGCAGCACCGCTGAACGTCTGGTGCGGCGGTCGCCCGTCGCCGTCCTGACGGTGCGCTCCGGCGCCTGA